From the Lolium rigidum isolate FL_2022 chromosome 2, APGP_CSIRO_Lrig_0.1, whole genome shotgun sequence genome, one window contains:
- the LOC124688890 gene encoding uncharacterized protein LOC124688890 has translation MKNKNGRRRCNKPARDAADHGDRLNKLPDDLLLNILERVDTLDAIRTCILSKQTLKLPTMLSHLFISVGSISCHHNLACEFSIDDILRISRAVADVTDNILSTRSPEITVSKLKIRFVLTDRDSVSIGNSVARAMANQKVEAAEFEMVTEKAYPDCSPDDLLHFGSQFNAFLGACPDAFAGLTRLWLRNMRFAELGIPDILSTCKRLESLHLTHCDSGIHSVLQLSHARLVELKVDSGNFERIELTCLPKLQRVSYNNWFCYGDPISFGFVPQLSKLSIAKTGVCWEKTLELSQLLANVPSIRDLHLDFECEKIWVVPERPNLLTPVLSKLQKVNLENIPEGCDFAWTMFILEAAPSLKELCITVWDHWCIMATGKEFREERGYCEKAEVNWKTHVPDLKHKNLVKLTIYGFQPDDSFVRYIRRVAEVAVNMAEISLHDRKVFGCCGDLDPKSKVCPSRYPRTAEERKQRTEELGLASPSLVHFRS, from the exons ATGAAGAACAAGAACGGACGCCGCAGATGCAAT AAGCCAGCTCGCGACGCTGCCGACCATGGAGACAGGCTCAACAAGCTGCCTGATGACCTCTTGCTCAACATCCTGGAGAGGGTGGACACACTTGATGCTATAAGGACCTGCATCCTCTCCAAGCAAACGCTCAAGCTTCCCACTATGCTCTCACACTTGTTCATAAGTGTTGGCTCCATCTCATGTCACCACAACTTAGCCTGTGAATTCAGCATTGACGACATTCTCCGAATCAGCCGTGCTGTGGCTGATGTCACGGATAACATCCTGAGCACAAGGAGCCCAGAAATCACTGTCAGCAAACTCAAAATCAGGTTCGTCTTGACGGATCGTGACTCTGTCTCCATTGGAAATTCGGTTGCCCGCGCCATGGCAAACCAGAAAGTCGAAGCAGCTGAGTTTGAGATGGTCACCGAGAAGGCTTATCCTGATTGCTCTCCTGACGATCTCCTCCACTTTGGGAGCCAGTTCAATGCTTTTCTTGGCGCTTGTCCGGACGCATTCGCTGGCCTCACCCGCCTTTGGCTTCGCAATATGAGGTTTGCTGAACTGGGCATCCCTGACATCCTCAGCACCTGCAAGCGTTTAGAGTCTTTGCATTTGACTCACTGCGACTCAGGGATCCATTCTGTGCTGCAACTTTCACATGCTCGACTTGTTGAGCTCAAGGTAGACTCTGGGAATTTTGAGAGAATTGAGCTCACATGTCTACCAAAGCTCCAACGGGTGAGCTATAATAACTGGTTCTGTTATGGAGATCCCATCTCTTTTGGCTTTGTACCACAGCTTTCAAAGCTAAGCATCGCTAAAACAGGCGTCTGCTGGGAAAAGACTCTTGAGTTAAGTCAGCTCCTTGCTAATGTCCCTTCCATCCGTGATCTGCATCTGGATTTTGAATGTGAAAAG ATTTGGGTTGTACCAGAACGCCCGAACCTGCTCACTCCTGTGCTCAGCAAACTACAGAAAGTAAATCTGGAGAACATTCCTGAAGGGTGTGATTTtgcttggacaatgtttattcttGAAGCTGCACCGTCCCTAAAAGAGCTTTGCATCACAGTATGGGATCATTGGTGCATAATGGCGACAGGCAAAGAGTTCCGGGAGGAACGCGGTTACTGCGAAAAGGCAGAAGTGAACTGGAAGACCCATGTTCCTGATCTCAAGCACAAGAATCTGGTTAAGCTCACCATCTATGGCTTCCAACCTGACGATAGCTTTGTGCGATACATCAGGCGTGTCGCGGAAGTCGCGGTTAATATGGCAGAGATATCTCTGCATGACAGGAAGGTGTTTGGGTGCTGTGGTGACTTGGACCCCAAGAGCAAGGTTTGTCCGTCAAGATATCCACGGACGGCCGAGGAGAGGAAGCAGAGAACCGAGGAGCTGGGTTTGGCTTCGCCTTCTTTGGTTCACTTCCGGTCCTAA